The Streptomyces armeniacus genomic interval CCTCGACACCGGCCGGTTCGCGGTGAACTTCCTCAGCGAACAGGGCGCGGGCGTCTCGAGCCTGTTCGCCTCCGACAGCAGCACCAAGTTCGACGACATCGGCTGGGAGCCCGGCAAGGTCACCGGCATGCCGCTGCTCGAACCCACCGTGGCGCACGCCGAATGCGTCGTGGCGGAGTCCGTCGGCATCGGCGACCACACGCTCCTCATCGGCCGGATCGTCGGCGGCGGCACCGAGCAGGAGCGGCTGCCCCTGTCCTATTGGCGCGGCGACTACGGCCGGCTGCTCCGCCACGAGCTCTCGCGCACGGAGGAGTCATGAGCACCGACGAACGGGAGACCGGCGGACGGCGGACCGACGAGGCCGTGGCCATCGTCGGCGCCGGATGCCGCTTCCCCGGCGGCGGTTCGGGCACGGACGGGCTGTGGCGGCTGCTGCGGGACGGCACCGACGTGATCACCGAAGTGCCCGCCACCCGCTGGGACATGGAGCGCTACTACGACCCGGAGCCCGGCACCCCCGGCACCATGTACACACGGTGGGGCGGCTTCCTGCCCGACGTGGAGCGCTTCGACGCCGCGTTCTTCGGCATCGCGCCGCGCGAGGCGCAGCAGATGGATCCGCAGCAGCGGCTGCTCCTGGAAGTCGCGTGGGAGGCGCTGGAGGACGCCGGCATCGTCCCCGGAACGCTCGCCGGCACCCGTACCGCCGTCTTCACCGGCGGACTCGGCGCGGACTACTTCCTGCTGCACTCCCGGTACGCCGGCCTCACCGGCATCGACCCGTGGTACGCGTCGGGCAAGGAGCCCAGCTTCAGCTCGGGCAGGCTCTCGTACCACCTCGGACTGCGCGGCCCCAGCGTCTCGTTGAGCACCACCTGCTCCTCCTCGCTCGTCGCCGTGCACCTGGCGCGGCAGTCCCTGCTGCTGGGGGAGTCGGACGCGGCACTGATCGGCGGCGTGAACCTGCTGCTGGCGCCCGAGCTGACCATGTTCATGTGCCAGGCCGGCGCCATGTCCCCGACGGGACGCTGCAAGGTCTTCGACGCCGCGGCGGACGGCATCGTACGCGGCGACGGCTGCGCCGTGCTGGTGCTCAAACGCCTCGGCGACGCGCTCGCCGACGGCGACGACGTACTCGCCGTGATCCGCGGCTCCGCCGTCAACCATGACGGACGCAGTGTCGGCTTCACCGTCCCCAGCACCGAAGCGCAGCAGTCGCTGCTGGAAGACGCCCTGCGCAGCGCGGACATGACGCCTCATCAGATCGGATACGTCGAGGCGCACGGCACCGGTACGCCGCTGGGCGACCCGATCGAGATGTACGCGCTCGGCCACGTGCTGGGCCGGGGCAGGCCCGAAGGGGAGCCGCTGACGGTCGGTTCGGTGAAGACCAACCTGGGGCACACAGACGCCGCCGCCGGAGTCGCCGGCCTGCTCAAGGCCGCACTCGCGGTACGGAACGGCGAGATCCCGCCCCACCTCCACCTCGACACGCCCAGCCGGAACATCGACTGGGCCGGCTGGCGGCTGACCGCACCGCCCGCGGCGGCGCCGCTGCCGTGGCCGGGCGGCACGGACCTGCCACGCGCCGCGGGAGTGAGCGCCTTCGGGCTGAGCGGCACGAACGCGCACGTCATCGTCGAGCAGCCGCCCGCACGCCCGGCCCCCGGGGACGCTGAAGGCTCCGCGTCCCCGGGGACCGTCCAGCCCTCGCGTACGCGACTGGTGCTGCCGCTGTCCGCGCGCAGCGGCGAGGCGCTCCGCGAACTGGCCGCAGCCCACCGCGACCGGCTGGTCGGCGCCGACTGCGAGGCCGGCGCGAACGGCCCGGAGAGCGCGAGCGCGCTGGAGGCGTACGTCGACACCGCCGCCCGGCGCCGTACCCACCACCCGCAGCACCGGCTCGCCGTCGTCGGCGCCGACGCCGCCGAACTGGCCGCCGAACTCGACGCGCAGCTCCGCTACGGCGACGCCGCCGCGGGCCCGTCGGGGGACGGCCCGCGCCGCCCTTCCGGCGCGGTCTTCGTCTTCTCCGGACAGGGCGCCCAGTGGCCGGGGATGGGCCGGCGGCTGTACGAGGAGGAGCCGGTCTTCCGGGAGCGCCTGGAAGCGTGCGACACGCTGATCGCCGGACTGACGGGCTGGTCGGTGGTGGCGGAGCTGACCGCCGGCGATGAGTCCCGGCTCGACGACACCGAGATCGCCCAGCCCGCCGTCTTCGCGGTCCAGGCCGCGCTGACGGCGCTGTGGGACTCCTGGGGCGTGCGTCCGCGCGCCGTGGTGGGGCACAGCATGGGTGAGATCACGGCCGCGTACGTGGCGGGGGTGCTCTCGCTGGAGGACGCGGTGCGCATCGTGGTCCACCGCGGCCGGCTGCTGAGCGCGGCCGCCGGGCAGGGCCGGATGGCCTCGGCAGCACTGCCGGAGGCGGATACGGCCGAGCTGCTGGCACCGTACGGCGACCGGCTGCACCTGGCGGCGGCCAACGGCCCGCGCAGCACAGTGGTCGCGGGCGAACCCGCCGCCGTGGACGCCTTCGCCGAGGAGATACGGGAGCGGGGCGCCGACTGCCGGGTGATGCCGGGCACGTACGCGTTCCACACGCCCGGACTGGCCCCGTACGGCGCGGAGCTGGCGGAGCTGCTGGCGGGGCTGGAACCGGGCCGGGCCCGCGTTCCGCTGTTCAGCACGGTGCCGCAGGACGCGGACGGCGACGCGGAAGTGCCGTACGGCGCACGGCACTGGGCCCGCAACGTGTACGCGCCCGTACGGTTCGCCGACGCTGTCGAGGCGCTGCTGCGGGCCGGCCACCGTACGTTCCTCGAGCTCGGACCGCACCCCGTGCTGGCCCAGCCGATCACCCAGCAGCTGGGCGAGCAAGAGCTCGACGGCGTGGTCGTACCCTCGCTGCGCCGCGGCACGGACGACGCGCACACCGCGCGGACCAGCCTCAGCGGACTCTACGCGCGCGGCGTGGACGTCGACTTCGGCAGCGTCAACCCGCGGCACGAAGGACCGGGTGGGACACTGCCCCGCTACCCCTGGCAGGGGGAGCGCTTGTGGTTCCCGTACGCGGAGCCGGCGCCGGAGCCCGAGCGGGCGGCGGACACGGTGCCGGACGCTCTGCCGGACACGGCGGCAGACACGGCCGTGCCCGAACCGGCGGCCGAGGACGCCGCGCCGGCCGCGGCCCGGGACAGCGACGGGCTGACCGAACTGGTCGGCGAGCTCGTCGCCCGCGCGCTGGGGCTGCGGGGAGCCGCCGCGGTCAGCCGCGGCCAGGGCTTCGCCGAACTGGGCATGGACAGCCTCGGTGCCGTGCAACTGGCCCGGTCCCTGGAGCGGGCGCTGGGCCTCGGACTGCCCAAGACCGTGGCCCTGGACCACCCCACGGTCGACCGGCTCACCGCGTACCTGCTGCCGCGGCTGCCTCAGCCCGGTACCGCACCGCAGCGAGCGCCGGAGCCGGTGCCGGCACCGGTACGGGAGCCGGAGCAGGTACGGGAACCGCTGCCGGAGGCGGGCCCGCCCGCGCCAGCGCCCGCCGCGCCTGTGCCCGCCGCGCCGTCCGTACCGCCCGCACCGGCGGGGGAGCCGCCCGCCCCGGAACCCATCGCAGTGGTGGGACTGGGCTGCCGCTTCCCCGGCGGCGCCGAAGGCCCGGCCGCCTACTGGCAGATGCTGCGCGACGGCGTCGACGCCATACGCACCGTGCCCGAGGACCGCTTCGACGGCGCCGGGCTGTGGCGCGGCGGCTTCCTCGACGGCGTCGACCGGTTCGACGCCCCGTTCTTCCGGATACCCCCGCGCGAGGCGCGGGTCATGGACCCGCAGCAGCGGCTGTTCCTCGAGGTCGCCTGGGAGGCGCTGGAACACGCGGGCCTGCCGCCCACCGCGCTGTCCGGCACCCGCACCGGTGTCTTCCTCGGCATGAACTCCACCGACTACGGCCAGCTCCTCACCCGGCACCCCGGCAACGTCGACGCCTTCTACGGCACCGGCAACTCCTTCACCGCCGCCACCGGCCGGCTTTCGTACCTGCTCGGCCTGCACGGCCCCAGCCTGGCCGTGGACACCGCCTGCTCCTCCTCGCTCGTGGCCGTACACCTGGCGGTGCGCAGCCTCCGTACCGGCGAGAGCGAGGTGGCGGTCGCCGGCGGCGTCAACCTCATACTCAACGACACCATCCACCGGTCCACCAGCGCGATGGGAGCTCTCGCCGCGGACGGCAGGTGCAAGACGTTCGACGCCGCGGCGGACGGCTACACGCGGGGTGAGGGCTGCGGTCTCGTCGTTCTCAAGCCCCTGTCGGCCGCACTGGCCGACGGCGACGACGTGCTGGCAGTCGTGCTCGGCTCCGCCGTCAACCAGGACGGCGCCAGCAGCGGCCTGACCGTGCCCAACGGCCCCGCCCAGGAGGACCTGCTGCGCGCGGCCCTCACCGACGCGCACGCCGCACCCGCCGAGATCGGCTACGTCGAGGCGCACGGCACGGGCACACCGCTGGGCGACCCCATCGAACTGCAGGCACTCGGCGCCGTGCTCGGCGAACGGGAGGCGGACAGCCGTTGCCTCGTCGGCTCGGTGAAGACCAACTTCGGCCATCTGGAGGCCGCTTCGGGCGTCGCGGGGCTCATCAAGAGCGTCCTCGCCCTGCGCCACGGCGAGATCCCGCCGCACCTGCACTTCCGCGAGCCCAGCCCGGACATCCCCTGGGACGGCCTGCCCGTCCGCGTGCCGACCGAACCCGTCCCGTGGGGCCCGGGAGGCGCCCGCCGGGTCGCCGGGGTCAGCGCCTTCGGCTTCAGCGGCACCAACGCGCACGTGGTCCTGGCCGAGGCGCCGCCCCCCGCCCCCGTACCGGACCGGTCGGCCCCGGCGGCGCCGGACACTGTCGGCGAGGGCACGTACGTGCTGCCGCTTTCCGCGGCGTCACGGCCCGCGCTGGAGGCGCAGGCACGGGCGTACGGCGTACTGCTCGCCGCGGGTGACGAGCCGCCGGAGCACACCCGCCTGCGCGACCTCACCTACACCGCGGCCCTGCGCCGCAGCCACCTCGCCCACCGGCTCGTGGCGGTGGGCGAGGACCGGGCACAACTCGCCGAACGGCTCGGCGCCTTCGCCGACGGCCGCAACGCCCCCGGCCTCGCCGTAGGGCAGGCCGGGGAGAGCCCGCGGCGGGGACCGGTGTTCGTCTTCTCCGGGCACGGCTCATACTGGCGCGGCGCGTGCCGGGATCTGATGCGGCACGAGCCCGTCTTCCGGGAAGCGG includes:
- a CDS encoding flavin reductase family protein — encoded protein: MGTPAGQRLSDQTALASVGPQTFRSLMGSLASGVSVVTTLDGMGPRGFTCSAVCSVSATPPLLLSGVNNRSGTLRVILDTGRFAVNFLSEQGAGVSSLFASDSSTKFDDIGWEPGKVTGMPLLEPTVAHAECVVAESVGIGDHTLLIGRIVGGGTEQERLPLSYWRGDYGRLLRHELSRTEES
- a CDS encoding type I polyketide synthase; translated protein: MSTDERETGGRRTDEAVAIVGAGCRFPGGGSGTDGLWRLLRDGTDVITEVPATRWDMERYYDPEPGTPGTMYTRWGGFLPDVERFDAAFFGIAPREAQQMDPQQRLLLEVAWEALEDAGIVPGTLAGTRTAVFTGGLGADYFLLHSRYAGLTGIDPWYASGKEPSFSSGRLSYHLGLRGPSVSLSTTCSSSLVAVHLARQSLLLGESDAALIGGVNLLLAPELTMFMCQAGAMSPTGRCKVFDAAADGIVRGDGCAVLVLKRLGDALADGDDVLAVIRGSAVNHDGRSVGFTVPSTEAQQSLLEDALRSADMTPHQIGYVEAHGTGTPLGDPIEMYALGHVLGRGRPEGEPLTVGSVKTNLGHTDAAAGVAGLLKAALAVRNGEIPPHLHLDTPSRNIDWAGWRLTAPPAAAPLPWPGGTDLPRAAGVSAFGLSGTNAHVIVEQPPARPAPGDAEGSASPGTVQPSRTRLVLPLSARSGEALRELAAAHRDRLVGADCEAGANGPESASALEAYVDTAARRRTHHPQHRLAVVGADAAELAAELDAQLRYGDAAAGPSGDGPRRPSGAVFVFSGQGAQWPGMGRRLYEEEPVFRERLEACDTLIAGLTGWSVVAELTAGDESRLDDTEIAQPAVFAVQAALTALWDSWGVRPRAVVGHSMGEITAAYVAGVLSLEDAVRIVVHRGRLLSAAAGQGRMASAALPEADTAELLAPYGDRLHLAAANGPRSTVVAGEPAAVDAFAEEIRERGADCRVMPGTYAFHTPGLAPYGAELAELLAGLEPGRARVPLFSTVPQDADGDAEVPYGARHWARNVYAPVRFADAVEALLRAGHRTFLELGPHPVLAQPITQQLGEQELDGVVVPSLRRGTDDAHTARTSLSGLYARGVDVDFGSVNPRHEGPGGTLPRYPWQGERLWFPYAEPAPEPERAADTVPDALPDTAADTAVPEPAAEDAAPAAARDSDGLTELVGELVARALGLRGAAAVSRGQGFAELGMDSLGAVQLARSLERALGLGLPKTVALDHPTVDRLTAYLLPRLPQPGTAPQRAPEPVPAPVREPEQVREPLPEAGPPAPAPAAPVPAAPSVPPAPAGEPPAPEPIAVVGLGCRFPGGAEGPAAYWQMLRDGVDAIRTVPEDRFDGAGLWRGGFLDGVDRFDAPFFRIPPREARVMDPQQRLFLEVAWEALEHAGLPPTALSGTRTGVFLGMNSTDYGQLLTRHPGNVDAFYGTGNSFTAATGRLSYLLGLHGPSLAVDTACSSSLVAVHLAVRSLRTGESEVAVAGGVNLILNDTIHRSTSAMGALAADGRCKTFDAAADGYTRGEGCGLVVLKPLSAALADGDDVLAVVLGSAVNQDGASSGLTVPNGPAQEDLLRAALTDAHAAPAEIGYVEAHGTGTPLGDPIELQALGAVLGEREADSRCLVGSVKTNFGHLEAASGVAGLIKSVLALRHGEIPPHLHFREPSPDIPWDGLPVRVPTEPVPWGPGGARRVAGVSAFGFSGTNAHVVLAEAPPPAPVPDRSAPAAPDTVGEGTYVLPLSAASRPALEAQARAYGVLLAAGDEPPEHTRLRDLTYTAALRRSHLAHRLVAVGEDRAQLAERLGAFADGRNAPGLAVGQAGESPRRGPVFVFSGHGSYWRGACRDLMRHEPVFREAVESCDRELRRHLDWSVAETLAAGEEPGTELDQQFLLFAIQYALVELWRRLGVEPAAVTGHSMGEVSAALCAGALDLSQAVDVMVHRTEVLKDLMGTGAMAMVGLDAERTTAELAGYEDRLCVSVVNSYRSTVVSGETGALAEVEERMRSRNIFFRKIAAGAPAHSPLAEPLRARLVDRLAELTAVVPRTPLYSSVLGARLDTPPDADYWGRNLRQTVWYADAVRALIADGHDTFVELSPHPLQLTPTEHELDAAGAADPLLVPSLTRDTDGRRALFTALGSLHAAGRAVDWRRLHPYGGALAAAPRYPWQHKPYWVEHDGPPAGREPGAAGGHPLVGRETRTAGPAGSRLVEAEIDAGLAGRLGAEETGGDGTGGALRLPAAAWLEMALAAAGGNGDRPCRLVDVTLPGPCFMAPGAATVAQLAVSPGPAGACEVTLYARGADAAAPFRTVAAGRVLPGTGEAVTPPPDLLAAEWTEPGDGLARSTAAGDRSPRIVAERRGEHALEAEAELSPATLRWLCGPDLLETALRLPALLTRHDGDVGHEGDDGDRADGQGGVRLVPSRVGSLAVRGTPGERVRIAAWRAPDHAGRPQTHLRLTTPDGDVLAELHDVRLAPEPGRELSAEERQRAAESRYRTGWPERAHPAGPSEDSRPATGSWLLLADRGGVAGELAVLLRDRGHAVETLAPEPGELRSEPLAESLSTRLTEALRRMPPGEARGVVHLAALDLPDHPAQEAEPLVEAALTAASVPVTAVAAHSATGAGAEPARVTYVTRGAVRPERGGLPAPLQAPVHRLAGVAGVERPAVWGGVVDLDPLVRDPRADAAAVLAELLAADGEDHIAVRDGRRLAARVVRCAPPEPVLRQPELRADRTYLVAGDGGELARHVERWLTGHGAGRVVTPGVLTPDDGSGRQRATEAVKEAEECGAPVAGVVWLGADWNLRPADAAPPDAGELAARLRQRALGAWLLHDVCLAEGLELDLFVVFGSVASLWGAVGAGLQAAPDAVLTALAEHRDSLGLPVRHIAWAPWDGVGLLDQASASLLARSGLDPFPPPQALELLDHAMAGDDALSVAARADWSLLLPLYRQTLPWPLFADLAAEESAAPAGRGELLDRLRTLPSGERDDLLLDCVLEEASAVLGLDGSGELGPEQGFFELGMTSITVLEMRIRLERRFGCDLPATLAFECPTAAAVARHLATDVLELAGPGEPADGKRPAGPPAAVHASADTAPRQAGADASEDELLALLDGELAAADELINRTSP